In one Leptospiraceae bacterium genomic region, the following are encoded:
- the corA gene encoding magnesium/cobalt transporter CorA, which translates to MEIAKKRPKKAGLPPGTIIPSGEISTRDEFKIISYNPVEFLEEQYTSQSIPKQHAEGLVNWCCIEDTQNPIMLENIGKAFSLHHLILEDIANTEQRVKLEDYDQSLFVVVNMINYDPVKNYLQKKQISFVLSDHVLLSFEDSSKESYFAIIQDRIKNSRGQIRKKGIDYLLYSLIDFVVDNYFNLIESIEEEIRFLQDSILKQPKESDLNEINRLKKLLVQVRRMIQPLENVLPELSRLGASYIKKENTVYFRDILDHVSIVLSNLDSLKEELNVILEIYLTRISMKLNEVMKVLTLISTIFIPLTFIAGIYGMNFRYMPELEVKYAYPITLTAMAALALSMVSFFKWKKWI; encoded by the coding sequence ATGGAAATTGCAAAAAAACGACCCAAGAAAGCCGGCCTGCCTCCCGGAACCATTATACCGAGTGGAGAAATTAGCACCAGGGATGAGTTTAAAATTATTTCTTACAATCCTGTTGAATTTTTGGAAGAACAATATACTTCTCAAAGTATACCGAAACAACATGCAGAAGGACTTGTTAATTGGTGCTGTATCGAGGATACACAAAATCCTATAATGTTAGAAAATATAGGAAAAGCATTTTCTCTACACCATCTTATTTTAGAAGATATAGCCAATACGGAACAGAGGGTCAAGTTGGAAGATTATGACCAGAGTCTATTTGTTGTAGTAAATATGATCAATTATGATCCTGTGAAGAATTATTTACAAAAAAAACAGATTAGCTTTGTCTTGTCGGACCATGTTCTGCTTTCTTTTGAAGACTCCTCTAAAGAGAGCTATTTTGCGATTATTCAGGACAGGATCAAAAATAGTCGGGGACAAATCCGAAAAAAAGGAATTGATTATCTCCTTTATTCTTTGATCGACTTTGTTGTGGATAATTATTTTAACCTGATAGAAAGTATAGAAGAAGAAATTCGGTTCTTGCAGGATAGTATTTTAAAACAACCTAAAGAATCCGATTTAAATGAAATCAACCGATTGAAAAAACTTCTGGTTCAAGTTCGAAGAATGATTCAACCCCTGGAAAACGTTTTACCGGAACTATCCAGACTCGGAGCGTCTTATATAAAAAAAGAAAATACAGTATATTTTCGGGATATACTGGACCATGTATCCATAGTACTTTCAAATTTGGATAGTTTAAAAGAAGAATTAAATGTTATTCTTGAAATTTATTTAACCCGGATTAGTATGAAGCTAAACGAGGTAATGAAAGTTTTAACTTTAATATCTACCATCTTTATTCCTCTAACTTTTATTGCAGGAATTTATGGAATGAATTTTAGATACATGCCGGAATTAGAAGTTAAATATGCCTACCCCATAACCCTGACTGCTATGGCTGCACTGGCTTTGAGTATGGTATCTTTCTTCAAATGGAAGAAGTGGATTTAA
- the mnmG gene encoding tRNA uridine-5-carboxymethylaminomethyl(34) synthesis enzyme MnmG: protein MTMDSFFPDQFDCIVVGGGHAGAEASYIAARGGLKTLLITMNLDTIGQMSCNPAIGGIAKGHMVREVDALGGLMGKVIDATGIQFKMLNTSKGPSVWAPRAQAEKKEYQLCVKHTLEKTKNLSLRQDTVEEFLIEDKQIRGVKTGRGFTIYAPAVILTTGTFLKGLIHIGTFQKESGRLGDAAAMGLSSSLAKFEFRLGRLKTGTPPRLHADTLDFSILEAQHGDEPPVPFSFSTETITRRQVPCYITYTNLETHKLIEEKLNLSPMYSGQIKSTGPRYCPSIEDKIVRFAERQRHQIFLEPEGYHTKEIYANGISTSLPEEVQWKLVRSIKGLEKAEIIRPGYAVEYDYVDPTELKPSLETHKIKGLYHAGQINGTTGYEEAAAQGLVAAYNVILAHRKEAPLYFSRSESYIGVLVDDLVYKGVEDPYRMFTSRAEHRLLLRQDNADKRLMKYAYRMELVSKEDYKKMEDKYERIEGMRQKIYSTGLKPSPELQTLLDKKNLHSIKYGAKIDAFIKRPEIQLIECKEFIEGLASLPDEDIQVLNMEIKYEGYIKKELEAIDYRKKHYSKEIPENFDYSILTGLKTEALLKLQKHRPVNLERAAQISGVDPSDVDILLYYLLEKEKKEVNV, encoded by the coding sequence ATGACTATGGATTCTTTTTTTCCCGATCAATTTGATTGTATCGTTGTGGGAGGCGGTCATGCCGGTGCAGAAGCCTCTTATATTGCAGCGAGAGGGGGGCTTAAAACTCTTCTAATTACTATGAACCTCGATACTATCGGGCAGATGAGTTGTAACCCGGCTATAGGTGGTATCGCGAAAGGACATATGGTGCGGGAAGTAGATGCACTGGGTGGACTCATGGGAAAGGTGATTGATGCAACCGGAATACAGTTCAAAATGCTCAATACCTCTAAAGGCCCCTCGGTCTGGGCACCGAGAGCCCAGGCTGAGAAAAAAGAATACCAGCTCTGCGTAAAGCATACCCTTGAAAAAACAAAAAATCTTTCCCTCAGGCAGGATACAGTCGAAGAGTTCCTGATTGAAGATAAACAAATACGGGGAGTTAAAACCGGCAGGGGTTTTACCATTTATGCCCCGGCTGTTATTCTGACAACGGGAACCTTTTTAAAGGGTCTTATCCATATCGGTACCTTTCAGAAGGAGTCGGGACGACTCGGAGATGCCGCAGCTATGGGCCTTTCTTCTTCTCTGGCGAAGTTTGAGTTTCGTCTCGGAAGGTTAAAAACCGGAACTCCTCCGAGACTGCACGCCGATACCCTGGATTTTTCTATACTGGAAGCTCAGCATGGTGACGAACCTCCTGTTCCTTTTTCTTTTTCAACAGAAACGATCACCCGAAGACAGGTTCCCTGTTATATTACCTATACGAATTTAGAGACTCATAAGCTTATAGAGGAAAAGCTTAACCTGTCCCCTATGTATTCCGGACAAATTAAATCTACCGGACCGAGGTACTGTCCCTCCATAGAAGATAAAATCGTACGTTTTGCTGAAAGGCAGAGACACCAGATTTTTCTCGAACCGGAAGGGTATCATACAAAAGAAATTTATGCCAATGGAATATCTACCAGTTTACCCGAAGAGGTACAGTGGAAACTGGTAAGAAGTATTAAGGGTCTGGAAAAAGCGGAAATCATTCGACCCGGCTATGCTGTAGAGTATGACTATGTAGATCCAACCGAATTGAAACCGAGCCTCGAAACCCATAAAATAAAAGGCTTATACCATGCCGGACAAATCAATGGAACTACGGGTTACGAGGAAGCTGCTGCCCAGGGACTGGTTGCTGCCTATAATGTTATTTTAGCACATAGAAAAGAAGCTCCCCTGTATTTCAGTCGCAGTGAGTCCTATATAGGAGTATTGGTTGACGACCTGGTATATAAGGGAGTTGAAGACCCTTATCGAATGTTTACAAGCCGGGCAGAACATCGTTTATTACTCCGTCAGGACAATGCGGATAAGCGACTGATGAAATATGCCTACCGGATGGAACTGGTTTCCAAAGAGGATTATAAGAAAATGGAGGATAAATACGAAAGAATCGAGGGAATGCGACAGAAAATTTATTCTACCGGTTTAAAGCCCTCACCTGAACTACAAACACTTCTGGATAAGAAAAACTTGCATTCCATAAAATACGGTGCGAAAATCGATGCTTTCATAAAACGTCCGGAAATTCAACTCATAGAATGCAAAGAATTTATAGAAGGTTTAGCAAGCTTGCCCGACGAAGATATCCAGGTTCTGAATATGGAAATCAAATATGAAGGATATATAAAAAAAGAACTGGAAGCAATTGATTACAGGAAAAAACACTATAGCAAAGAAATTCCGGAGAACTTTGATTATTCCATCCTTACAGGTTTAAAGACGGAAGCATTACTAAAACTACAAAAGCACAGGCCGGTAAATCTTGAAAGGGCAGCCCAGATTTCCGGGGTAGATCCTTCTGATGTGGATATTTTATTATATTATCTATTAGAAAAAGAAAAAAAAGAAGTTAACGTCTAA
- the thrC gene encoding threonine synthase, producing MSQKNFHAHFTCFNENCKETYELNEIVYRCKKCGELLQVSHNTEALKKVSAEEWKATFDGRLGSVRFPNTSGVWNKKEWILPGINENNIVSIGEGKTHLFVADRFAKDLGLKSLHIKQCGVSHTGSFKDLGMTVLVSQVKQMLSEGVSIRAVACASTGDTSAALAAYAAKAGIPSIIFLPGDKVSTAQLIQPVSNGAKVISLDTDFDGCMKIVQEVTKESNIYLANSMNSLRVEGQKSISAEITQQLEWQVPDWIVIPGGNLGNVSALGNGFLLMKEIGIIDKLPRIALAQAENANPLYRSYLKEFQTFEPVQAKATEASAIRIGDPVSVRKAIKTLKTFQGVVEQASEEELADAAARGDLYGMYNDPHTGVALASMLKLIEKGVIQKGQSVVVISTASGLKFTEFKVKYHKHELNGVSSRMANEIIQLPAKLDAVMDVIQKI from the coding sequence GTGAGTCAAAAGAATTTTCATGCCCATTTTACCTGTTTCAATGAGAATTGTAAAGAAACCTACGAATTAAATGAAATTGTATATCGCTGTAAAAAGTGCGGAGAACTTTTACAGGTCAGCCATAACACAGAGGCTTTAAAAAAAGTTTCTGCCGAAGAATGGAAAGCGACCTTTGATGGCCGTCTGGGTTCGGTTCGCTTTCCGAATACCTCCGGTGTATGGAATAAAAAAGAATGGATTTTGCCCGGCATCAATGAGAACAATATTGTAAGTATCGGAGAAGGTAAAACCCACCTTTTTGTAGCCGATAGATTTGCAAAAGATCTGGGTTTAAAGTCTCTACATATCAAACAATGCGGGGTTTCTCATACAGGCTCTTTTAAAGACCTCGGCATGACGGTTCTGGTCAGTCAGGTGAAGCAAATGCTTTCCGAAGGAGTTTCTATCCGGGCGGTGGCCTGTGCCAGTACGGGTGATACTTCAGCAGCTCTTGCGGCCTATGCTGCTAAAGCCGGCATTCCTTCGATTATTTTTCTTCCCGGAGATAAGGTTTCTACTGCACAGCTCATTCAGCCGGTATCTAATGGAGCAAAAGTGATTTCTCTGGATACCGATTTTGATGGTTGTATGAAAATCGTTCAGGAAGTAACCAAAGAAAGTAATATTTACCTGGCCAATTCTATGAATTCACTCCGGGTGGAAGGCCAGAAAAGTATTTCTGCCGAAATTACCCAGCAATTAGAGTGGCAGGTTCCGGATTGGATAGTGATACCGGGTGGAAACCTCGGAAATGTATCAGCCCTCGGAAATGGTTTTTTACTCATGAAAGAAATCGGCATTATTGATAAACTTCCCCGTATAGCTCTAGCTCAGGCAGAGAATGCCAATCCTCTTTATCGTTCTTATCTCAAGGAATTTCAGACTTTTGAACCCGTTCAGGCCAAAGCTACGGAAGCCTCCGCTATTCGGATAGGAGACCCGGTTTCCGTGCGAAAAGCCATTAAAACTTTGAAAACCTTTCAAGGAGTGGTCGAGCAGGCAAGCGAAGAAGAACTGGCCGATGCGGCTGCGAGAGGTGACCTCTACGGCATGTACAATGACCCGCATACGGGGGTTGCTCTTGCTTCCATGCTCAAGCTTATCGAAAAGGGAGTTATACAGAAAGGACAGTCTGTAGTCGTGATTTCTACCGCTTCCGGTTTAAAATTTACGGAGTTTAAAGTTAAATACCATAAACATGAGTTAAATGGAGTTTCTTCGAGGATGGCCAATGAAATTATTCAGCTTCCGGCCAAACTCGATGCAGTCATGGATGTGATTCAAAAAATTTAG
- a CDS encoding Rpn family recombination-promoting nuclease/putative transposase codes for MKQKDTEKQNGLLPLHNDIVFKIFCIKYPHLLADLLNSVLGFEGNQKITRLKILNPEIPGDLMSDKLSVLDIHAKNKNKQYFGIEMQAFPQKFYGKRILYYWAKLYSQQIVRGKKYSDLKPVYSVSFLNFKLLETENYHSIFRVLETSGREIALTKDLEIHILELKKFLNTSGTQESNLEDWIYLIQKAEKLKEEDVKELKIKNPVIREAVEALQDISLDRKTRNYYEMRLKTERDHEATIEYAFEEGLKKGVEQGIEKERYLTQEIEKTQRLVSIREKRAEHKKALRTAIKMKHAGSSLDFISEMTELPEAYLVNFFKKAFSY; via the coding sequence ATGAAACAGAAAGATACGGAAAAACAGAACGGACTTCTACCCTTACATAACGATATTGTATTTAAGATATTTTGCATAAAGTATCCGCATTTGCTGGCTGACCTTTTAAACTCGGTTCTGGGCTTTGAAGGCAATCAAAAAATCACCCGGCTAAAAATACTAAACCCGGAAATTCCCGGAGACCTTATGAGTGATAAGTTGTCGGTTCTCGATATACATGCAAAGAATAAAAACAAACAATATTTCGGAATTGAAATGCAGGCCTTTCCCCAGAAATTTTATGGAAAACGAATTCTATATTACTGGGCAAAGCTTTATTCCCAGCAGATAGTTCGAGGAAAAAAATATTCGGACTTAAAACCGGTTTATTCCGTTTCTTTTTTAAATTTCAAGCTTCTGGAAACAGAAAACTATCATTCCATTTTCCGGGTTCTGGAAACATCAGGCAGAGAAATAGCCTTGACGAAAGACCTCGAAATCCACATTTTAGAACTGAAGAAATTCCTGAATACATCCGGAACTCAGGAGTCTAATTTAGAAGATTGGATATATCTCATCCAAAAAGCCGAGAAATTAAAGGAAGAGGACGTGAAAGAGCTCAAAATCAAGAACCCTGTAATTCGTGAAGCGGTTGAAGCCCTTCAGGATATTTCTCTGGACAGAAAAACCCGAAACTACTACGAGATGCGTCTGAAAACAGAAAGAGACCACGAAGCCACCATCGAGTATGCTTTCGAGGAAGGACTCAAAAAAGGAGTGGAACAGGGCATCGAAAAGGAACGCTATCTAACTCAAGAGATAGAGAAGACACAGCGTCTTGTGAGTATTCGTGAAAAAAGAGCTGAGCATAAAAAAGCCCTCCGAACCGCGATAAAAATGAAACACGCAGGTTCCTCTCTTGATTTCATTTCAGAAATGACTGAACTTCCCGAAGCTTATCTGGTAAATTTTTTTAAAAAAGCCTTCAGCTATTAG
- a CDS encoding tetratricopeptide repeat protein, with protein sequence MFFIRLFFFLITLSSLIFSEEILYKYRVRIGQKEVKGKEVIQEKINKVSLSPEKTEEEKNKETKEIEKNLDPKTIDYEAENLKDLEYYLKLKEKLEDYNYHYTLFYASTLRHIGLIYVKEKQFEDAKDYFLTSDTVFQNTKFKNSRYHQRLYRDLAVLEYRQFDNPCEAADWMKKCLDTAISTENDRNKKEFLYLQNKCNISKNKGK encoded by the coding sequence ATGTTTTTTATACGCTTATTTTTTTTCTTAATTACTCTTAGTAGCCTGATTTTTTCGGAAGAAATCTTATATAAGTATAGGGTAAGAATCGGACAGAAGGAAGTTAAAGGAAAAGAAGTCATTCAAGAAAAAATTAATAAAGTCAGCTTGAGTCCGGAAAAAACAGAAGAGGAAAAAAATAAAGAAACGAAAGAAATAGAAAAAAATTTAGATCCCAAAACCATTGATTATGAAGCTGAAAATTTAAAAGATCTGGAATATTATTTAAAGCTAAAGGAAAAATTAGAAGATTATAATTATCATTATACATTGTTTTATGCGAGTACCTTACGTCATATAGGTCTTATATATGTAAAGGAAAAACAATTTGAGGATGCGAAAGACTACTTTTTAACCTCAGATACCGTGTTTCAAAATACGAAATTTAAAAATAGCCGGTACCATCAAAGATTATATAGAGACCTTGCAGTTCTCGAATACCGGCAATTTGATAATCCCTGTGAGGCTGCCGATTGGATGAAAAAATGTCTCGATACAGCTATATCTACCGAAAACGACAGGAATAAAAAGGAATTTTTATATCTTCAAAATAAGTGTAATATTTCAAAGAATAAAGGTAAGTAA
- a CDS encoding HAD family phosphatase yields the protein MKALFLDMDGLMVDTEKLYQAAQNEIFGKYNILIDESILNKIMGQKPIDSCRILVEETGIPLQPEDLLHKRNQIMEQKLHSELKMMPGLMEFLLEFQGIYRMAVVTGASKKFLDSILASLNIRYFFSSFISSDEIKKGKPEPEIYEKAMESLCVSKEHGIALEDSSNGALSAKRAGLYVIAIPNVYTSGQNFSFVDYMAKDLYEAKEHIKNLIL from the coding sequence ATGAAAGCATTATTTTTAGATATGGATGGGCTCATGGTAGATACAGAAAAATTATACCAGGCCGCACAAAATGAAATATTTGGTAAATATAATATACTCATAGATGAATCTATTCTAAACAAAATAATGGGTCAAAAACCTATAGACTCCTGTCGAATTCTTGTAGAAGAAACCGGCATTCCCCTTCAGCCTGAAGACTTATTACATAAGAGAAACCAAATTATGGAACAAAAACTTCACTCCGAATTAAAAATGATGCCCGGACTCATGGAATTTTTATTGGAATTTCAGGGCATATACCGGATGGCTGTTGTCACCGGTGCTTCAAAAAAATTTTTAGATAGTATTCTTGCTTCTTTGAATATTCGATATTTCTTTTCAAGTTTCATAAGTTCGGATGAAATTAAAAAGGGAAAGCCCGAACCGGAAATTTATGAAAAAGCTATGGAATCTCTCTGTGTATCCAAGGAGCATGGCATCGCATTAGAAGATTCTTCTAATGGGGCTCTTTCGGCTAAAAGAGCGGGCCTGTATGTAATTGCCATTCCCAATGTTTATACCTCAGGGCAGAACTTTAGTTTTGTAGATTATATGGCTAAAGATTTATACGAAGCTAAGGAACATATAAAAAATCTAATATTATAA
- a CDS encoding sporulation protein: MSLMDSFKSMVGKGLPKVEVKLKKTEAAVLESVKGMATITGGEYPVEIEKIVLYMQTLEENVETSKTHESSSKVGTITFNDYALEVGETIELPFQIKIPKSNLLTSTAIKNFVKVHLSISGQDTFGVCEIKII; encoded by the coding sequence ATGAGTTTAATGGATTCTTTTAAAAGCATGGTGGGAAAGGGTCTTCCTAAGGTAGAAGTAAAGCTTAAAAAAACCGAAGCTGCTGTTCTTGAAAGTGTGAAAGGCATGGCAACTATCACCGGCGGCGAATACCCGGTAGAAATTGAAAAAATCGTATTATATATGCAGACTCTCGAAGAAAATGTAGAAACAAGCAAAACCCACGAGTCTTCCTCGAAAGTAGGTACCATTACCTTTAATGACTATGCTCTTGAAGTTGGAGAAACCATTGAACTCCCTTTTCAAATCAAAATCCCCAAAAGCAATCTTTTAACTTCTACTGCCATAAAAAACTTTGTAAAGGTTCATCTCTCAATAAGCGGTCAGGATACATTTGGAGTTTGTGAAATTAAAATCATCTGA